A segment of the Dermacentor andersoni chromosome 5, qqDerAnde1_hic_scaffold, whole genome shotgun sequence genome:
gaacctgtgcccacaaaaagaggctacacttatagcacaacaatagcgacgaacacggtcggcgatcggcgaaaatctgatcagcgggtcaagcgcgtcggcttttatacagcagtcgtcgaatgttccagaataatcgttgggacccgcgtgccttccacaaagttctacaccatttgcgtcaggcgatgaaatcagataacataaggttcggcaacaacagacagcgtatagaagcatcgataactttccagaaacttcggatacatgcagacgcgtcccgcgctgtgcgataacatttgttaggcggcgaaacgtggtcgcccgataaaggtaagtacacgtgtcaatatacgaGGGTCGTTCAACTCAATCCGGGCCTTCTTTCCCGATTTAAACGGACGCTTAGGCTGGAGATTTTCTATGCAATAGAAACTCACACCTGTGTCCTGTTACTGGTAGACGGTGCTCATTTTCCGCGCTTCTGGCTAGACTGTTATTCAAGGTGGCAGACATCAGTGTGAACATCTACGTAGAACAACGTGTTGTGATGCAGTTTTTAGTTAACAAGGGCATAAAACCTGCTGAATTTTACAGAAGACTTCAGGCACTGTACGGTGATCTGACACTCAGTCGCAGTAAGACATTTGAATGGTGTAAGCACTTCAAACAGGGCCGTATCTCTATTACTGACGATCGCGATCATGGTGGATCACAGCCCACAATAGTCATTCCTGAGAACACTCAGCGCGTGGGGCAGCTGATCGTGGACAATCATCGCATAACCTGTCGTGAAATTGCAAGGGTGTGTAATCTGTCGTTAGGAACAGTGAACGCAATAATTCAAGCTCATTTGTTGTTCCGAAAAATGAGTGCACGCTGGGTCCCAAAGCAGCTGTCTGCTTTTGACAGACAGAGAAGAGTTGAAGTCTGTAGAGAACTGAAGGAACACTATGAAAGGAAAGGCCAGGATTTTCTGAATTGCATCATGACATGTGACAAAAGATGGGTTCACCATTTCACCCCAGAATCCAAATGAGCGTCGACGCAGTGGAAGCATACGGAATCACCACCTTCCAAGAAATTTCGAACAGCTGCGTCTGCAGGTAAAGTGATGGGAAGTGTATTCTGGGATAAACAGGGTATCATTCACGTTGATTTTTACGACATGGTGTCACTATCAACAGTGAGTATTACTGCCGTGTTCTGCGTGATGTGCACAAGAGTTTATGGAAGAAACGTCCGGGTTTGACCACAAAGGGTGTGGTATTTTTGCAAGACAACACATGACCACATTCAACCACTCAACGCCTATTCCAAACAATCCAGGAACTTGGCTGGCAGATATTACCACACACCCTCCTATAGTCCTGACTTAGCACCAGTGATTTCCGCATGTTTGGGCGCCTGAAGGAATTCCATGGAGGAAAACATTTGAACACTGATGATGAAGTGAAGAATGGTGTCCTACAATGGTTCCATCattataataaatttttctatGCCGAAGCATTTCCGGCGTTTGTTAAACGCTGGGATAAGTGTATAACTGTACCTGAAGGTTATGTGCAAAAATAAATCCACTTTCCACACTTTGAAAATTGTTCTATTTGTTTTTTAAAGAAGTCCCGGATTGACTTGAACGACcctcgcgtgtgtgtgtgtgtgtaataacgaatgagagagtgagagaaactaAACATTCGGGGCACTGTATGACTGAAGCAAGCTGGTGTGAAACTCCAGcctgtttttcagcatttcagtGCCACCGGCTCTTTCATGTAGAAAACAACGCCAACTCAAGAACACTTCGCGCCAAATGGAAAGGTCTACCTAAGATATATCCACCCATTAGGGTGGCGAAATACTGATATAGCCAGACATAATGAACGTTTAGAATCTGAACGCAACCAAGCGCTGAAGTGGACGAGCATATATATATTTAGGGTAAATAAGAGTTTAACCAATGCTCAACAAGCACAAGACATATAAGGGAAAAGCGGGACTCCTCCTCGTCCTACTGCTGTCCAATGGATGCGAGCTACATCTCACTTGGTATTGTACTACCAACATTAGCTACATTTCCAGTTTGTGCGTTCAAGATTATCAAACAGATGTAAACGGGTAAAACCTCCACTAAGGTTCAGTGTGACAGTAGGGCGACGTTCTCAAGGCAAGTACTGTTGTGGTTGTTGGCCAACTACATTAAGCACGTCCTCACATCTGTAGTATTCTATCGCGGCGCCTTATTGCGGTAAAGTTACGGTGCCTAACACGAGCCGGTGGATTAAGTAGCGTACCTGTTTTTGTTCAATAGCTGGAggctcttcaaagagaagctgtcTGATCCGTAAAAGACGACCTTCCACAACTGCCTCTCGGTGCTGCAACTAAAGCTTCTTATAGCAATCACGCGTGCGAATGTCATCAACAAGTCAGCGAACTCGCCCGGAATAATTTCAGAAGTAACTAGTTTTCTTCAAACGAAAGCCGCGAACGAACCGTAAGCACATGGCCCTCGCCGGCAAAAGTGAAACTACGGAGTCATGGAAAAGAGGTTTCGGCCAGTTTCGGTGAGCAAGTAAACGCAAATAACATCAGCACCAACATTGCAAATATTTGAACGTTCAAAATAAAACATTTTAAAATTTTCAATTAAATATCTTATTGAAGAAGTAAACTATAAAGTGGCCTTTAACAAGTGGCGAATAACGACTGCGAATGTAAGGCTGAATTGACTAAATATGACTCCCAGAATGCATCGCTTCATTTGAAGCGCTAGTTTGCAAGATGGCTGACCAGAACGCGAAAGCAAAGGTTGATCTGGGACTTCTCGAAGAAGATGACGAGTTTGAGGAGTTTCCTACAGAAGGTGAGGTCTACACAACGACACAAAACATAAGAGAATGTTTCAGTGCCTTTATATGGCTGTCACGCTGAGATCAATCTCAATGTTGGGTAGCACCATTTCGCTTTGTCACGCTTTCTTCGCAGTGCGTATGCATGTCGTACTAGGTGTTGTGCAGGATTAGGCCGTTCTTTGGGAAGGAAAAGATGTGGTGCCTGTTACAGGTGTCTATACACAGCAGTAACGTAGAGAAACAACGGGTGGTCGAATCACCGGCAGAATAAACCATCGTCGTTGGATCAGCGTTCAGCTAGACGATCACCTGCCTGCCTGGCGTTACGATACCATTGGTTTGTGTTAGCGTTTAACTGCAGCCTTATTTGGAATGGACGCTCATGGTTACAGCTTCGCTACGTAGAATTCTTATGGTGGTCTTCACTGCCCGAGCAGATTCTCCAGAAAATTTCATGCGGTGAAAACGACTACTAACGCGTGTGTTACTCGAAAGAATTGACGTTAAATTCCTCTTTATGTTATTTATTAATAGCTTCCGTTGTCTCATGGTTCGGGCTATACATTTTTTTTGCAGAGTGGACGGCAAAAGCCGAAGATTCCCAAGACGTGAATGTCTGGGAAGACAACTGGGATGATGACAACATTGAAGATGACTTCAGTCAGCAACTCAGGTACGTAAGCAGGACGTAACGCGGTGTAGTTACTCCACGTGCTGATTTTTGTGCTAATGAATTCTCACACTTTGCAGGGCGGAACTTGAGAAGCAGGGCTTCAAAGTTGACGGAACAGGAGAGCCCATCAAAACATGAATGTGGGCCATATGAAGGTTAACTACACGTGTCATCtgaagatgtcttttttttttccctttctccgCGCTGTGATACAATAAAATTTTTCCTGAAATGTCTGTGCCTTTGATGAAGACCGCCCATCCATACATCATTTTGTCTTATCTTTTAAGTCATCCAAGTAATGTCAATATTTGCATTAGCCCATCATCAAAAGAGGTAGCAGTAGTTTTATGTGACTTAATTATGGATTGATAGAATGCCCGAGGTCCCTCCTTCCTTTCCAGTTTTAAATTTGGGCAAGTAAATTTGTAGCATCTTGTAATGATAGGAACGCTGCAATGTTTACAATTGGTGAGTGTGGCTCTCGGTATATTATAAAGTGCTGTTTATGTTCACAACGTTCTATGCGCATTGCATTTCTAAATATTTCAGTGCAAGGCAGCAGTGGCACCTGCATGAGCATGGTGATGAGAGTACCACCCACatgagtcttctttttttttttttctaatgcttgCAATAATTAAGCAGGCTTCTTTAGCCAGCCATGCTGTATCTGTAGATGCCATTAATAATCTTGCTGTTCACTTATTTAACAAGATTGTATGTGCTAATGTGATCGATCGGCGTTCCAAGGTGTCCAGAGTGCCACATTTACTCACAGTGAAATCTTTGTCGGGAATCCATGGTAGCATTCAGCGAGAAATACATGAGACACATGGGAACAAAAGAAACTGATAAAATGATGACAGTGTACGACTAAAAATATGAAAATTAATGTGCCATTACTTTTTTGGTTGCCGCATGTTTTGTGTATTCTGTGCTGAAAGCTACCATAGATCTGTAATTCCAGCTAGCCTAGGTCAGTACCTTATTCTGTAAAGAAGAAAATGACAATTTAGGACAGGATCCGTGCTACCACTCAGAAAAAATAGTACCCGTTACCCAAAGGCATCGTAGCAGGTGGGCACATAGAGTGGACAGTTACAAAGATTATagtaatgtgaaaaaaaaaatgtacatttcAAATAATTTGAGTGCGTGCAAAATTGCTAATACCACCAACAGGGAACAAAAACTAACAAGATGGAGTAAGCATGTATAACAGGGCAACTCAATCACCTagtagaatgtaaaaaaaaaatttaaacaggCATATGTGGCATTTTAATTTAGTCTGGGTTGACAAAATTTGAAAGATGTGCACATACAGTTCTATAAATTTCTCTTAATAAGAAGGAAATCCTGTAACGTAAGTATATCGCTTTCAATTGCAGATAGAAATGGGGTCAGCGATGGAAAGGTCGCACTAATGTTTAGACCAAGATATTGCAAAACTGCATGGTTCTCGGGTGGCATTAAAACTCGACCAATTCTGAAGTAAGACAGTGCCTCGTGTAAAATGCCTAGGTATTGTACAGCCGAAAATAGGTCATAAAATGTGCACATAGTAATAATAGCTTCTAGTATTGCAAGGTTCCTGGTGTACCATCAAAGTGCAATTTTTGTTGGCCAAAAGCTATCAAACTTCTTTCTTGTAAATCTTTGTTTCTGTCTTGTGTAAATTATTGTCATTTGGTCCAGGTCATGACCTCGTTCATAAATGTTTACAAACAGCAAAAGatatagaaaatggcagtttGTGCTATTCCAAATGTCCCCTTCTTTTTTACAAGACTGCCCTTATGAAACTATCCTAATGGCCTTAGAAAACAAAATCTTTTGGGTAGCATTGCTAAGCTGAAACAGAAGTATCGGAAATAAAACACCCTCTACCCTGAAGTATATGTTATCCTGCACACAAAAACAAATTATGGAAGGCCCTAATGCTGAACATCATACCTCGTAACTTATTAAAAATATCTGCCAAGCCCACCTTGTTGAATATAATGCCTCACTGCTCTGTTCTCTGGAAATTAGTCTATTGTACACCCAATGCTAATGCTCTGTGTATGTATTCTTTGGCATGCGTCGAACTTTATGATGGGTGTTACTAGTACTAACATTATGTATCATGCTCGCAAATTTTACGTGTTCTTTGCATCCATTACTTTCTTGCATTAACTCTACTTTCATTCTTTTATTAATACTTCAGCACTGTTGTGAAAAACTAACACAGTTTTTGCTCACCAGCAGCATTATTCCTGAAATGTATGCAGGTGTGTGGGCCTCGTCAAGTCCTTTGGGTGGCGTTTTGACCGCAGACTGCATCTTAAACCTCACATGTTGGAATAAAAATTGATTTGATTTGACTTTCactagcacacacacaaaaaaaaaaacattttgttgtCTTGTAGTTTGCTGAAAAAGGGAATATTTTAAGCAATTTGTAAAGTGGAGATGTATGTAGTTAGCTGCATCAGTACTTATCTTGTACGCAAGTATACGAATCTTAAGCAAGCTATTTTGCCCATACAAAGGCCTATATCATGGTGAACcactgataataataataaaaaagaaagaatgttgaTTACAATGCATTTCAAGATGAAATGCAGTTCTTAACATTTTATTAGATTCTCTTGGCTAGTGCAATAGCTCTTTATACTACTCTCGTAATGTTttcttattttctctctctctctttcgctggTTTTGCACCTTGCAAAGCATAGAGTTAATATGTTGCAAAGCTTGTAGTTGGATGACTTGGTGCTTATGACAGAAGAAGCACAAGGGAACCACAGACTCGTATTCAATTCTGGTTTGTGCGATGTGGGTTTTCATGTTAAAAATTTAATTTGCTTTAGCGCGAGCTCTTGGGCTtggatgaacttgaaaaagggggtaccagcgaaacacaaaggtcATGCATACAAAGAAAAGGCGTcggacacggacggacgctggacgGAGCGTCCGTGTCCGTCCGTGTCCGACGCCTTTTCCTTGTATGCATgacctttgtgtttcgctggtaccgcgTCCGTCCGTGTCCGACGCCTTTTCTTTGTATGCATgacctttgtgtttcgctggtaccccctttttcaagttcaccCAAGCCCAAGAGCTCGCGCTAAAGCAAATTAAATTGTGTGCGAGTCTTTTGTGTTTCGCGGGTACCCCCCTTTTGGAATTTGCTGTTTCTCTGTTTTGCAGGCCTCGATTATCAGTAAAAGGCTTGGGAATATTGGCATGCTTTCACTGGCACTAACCATTCTTGGTAACACTTAACTTCCCGCAGTTGCATAGTGATGGTGTCATGCTGCATGTCCTGCAGCCTTAATAAATGAATGGCTTCAAGCTGATAGGAAATTGTTCACTATCCCATCTATTACACTGAACGGCAAGTCAATGGGAGACACTGGTTGATCAAAGTACTTATGACA
Coding sequences within it:
- the Sem1 gene encoding 26S proteasome complex subunit SEM1 encodes the protein MADQNAKAKVDLGLLEEDDEFEEFPTEEWTAKAEDSQDVNVWEDNWDDDNIEDDFSQQLRAELEKQGFKVDGTGEPIKT